The Solanum pennellii chromosome 11, SPENNV200 sequence ACTCTCAAGGATCACAATTTAAGTCATGTTGTCAAAACTTTGAGACTTGGCTTGACTTGACGCCTCCATTTTACAGGGAGGCCTACTGTTTTCTTGTTAAATGGAGGGAGGCGTACTGTTAATCCAAGTCatttgattagttcatttatataGAAAGGCTTCCATTGGCTCAATCTGACCTGGGTGTCCTAAATTTATCTTCAAGCTAGATTTGCATCACCTTATCAAAGAACTTCTGTGCTATTTCATCTGCTCTTCCAGTTCTAATGTTTAGTTGCCATACAGCCAGAGATAAGCACCCAAGAGCTAAATAATCttctttgtgatttttgttttgaatttagaTATCCGCTGTCCTTTTATTGTcaatttgaaaaaggaaaaaaaatatattgggaaagctaattgaaaattttaattgtgCCATCTGCTGGAGTAGGTCAGTAAAGGGAAGGATTATGGTCGAAAAGTAGAAAAGGATTGCAAATGACATGTGGAAATTGCAGTGCTGTAGGTCATAATCGAAGAAGATGTCCCCTAGTAAGTCatgttttatcaatttttaattactttcaATGTATAATTATTTATCTTACACTTTGAAAAATTTTACAGCTTCAAGAAGGAAGACAAGTTCTCCCAGATGAACCAATCTTGATGCCAACTCTTGAATTTGTTGCATCTTCAAGTCGACAAACTAGCCATCAATCAAGTGAAGAATTCAATGAAGTTGCTGgttcttcaaaatcaaagagAAAAAATGTTTCAAAGGACAAAGTTGATGCACTACCAAAGAGGTCTAAAAACGatggaaaagaaaaagttattgCACCTTTGATTGCAATTGTTGATCAGGATGAAGTTGAAGACAGTATTGAATCTGAGGATGAGAATACAATCCTTGCACCTAGAGTGATATCTGAAGAAAAAACTAGACTTCAAATGAAGAAGATGCTACAACAACCAATTGGTTCAAGAATGATTAGTTTTAAGGGTGATGAAAATGGTGTTGTTGTCCCTACTAATTTACCATACTCACCAAAAAAGCTAACTTGGAAAGGCAAAGCATGTGTGACCTCAAGTCAGTTGAAAAAAGACGAGGAAAAAAAGATTGGCAAGCTTAAGGCAAAGAGGGGCAAACATTAGAAAGTAGTTGCTAAGTATTGGTTTAAAGAGTTTTTATTTAGTATGTAATGGCACAATGGAACTTCTTAAACTGCTATTTTTGGAGGGGCAAGCATTACAAATTAGATTGATAATGTTTTGTGGGCTGAAAATATTTTGtgacttgaaaattttatgaatgCATTCTATTATTTGGTGGCTTTGTGGAACTGTTGAAACTTTGTGGTTGTGGAACTGTTGCAGTTTCGTGGTCTGTGGAACTGTTGCAGTTTCGTGGTCTGTGGAACTGTGGAACTTTGTGGTTGTGGAACTGTTGCATATGATACATTGTGGCAAGTGAATGTTTGACTCACAACTATGCATATGATACTGTCAGTGTGGCAAGTGAATGCTTGGTGTTATGTGTTTCAGCTTGAGTTTGGTTGGTATCCTCGGAACTCTATTTGAAACTGATGGCTTTTGTTTCACAGCAGAAGTACATTAAGTAAAATGTGCTGCTGGAACAACCAAGTTAGTAAAGCTCAATTTTTTCTGCCCAAAAGCTTTCTCAGTATGACATGTGCATGATTACTCCTTTAAGAGAAAGCTCTCTTTGTCAATTTAATGACATTGGAGCTGAGCTGGACATTCAATATGTCTGCTGTTTTATTTATATGTCCTCTTTTCTGGTGAAATAATGGGAAAATATCGGCAGTAGCCGCTTGTGTCTGTCTATTAAGTTCCACTTAAGTATTCAAATTGCTTTCTTTACTGACGTTAAGTACTTCAAACAGCATAAGGAGACGTGCGCTTGATTTACTATATGGAATGTGTGATGTTTCAAATGCAAAAGACATAGTGGAAGAACTGTTGCAGGTATCAGGCTTCCATTGCCTCAACCTGACCTGGGTGTCCTAATTTTGTCTTCAAGCTAGATCTGCATTACCTAATCTTAGAAATTCTGTGCTATTTCATCTGCTCTTCCAGTTCTAATGTTTAGTTGCCATACAGCCAGAGATAAGCACCCAAGAGCTAAATAATCttctttgtgatttttgttttgaatgtAGACATCTTCTGTCCTTTTATTGTcaatttgaaaaaggaaaaaaatatattgggaaagctaattgaaaattttaattgtgCCATCTGCTGGAGTAGGTCAGTGCATATATCCTTGGAGAATACAGCCATCTTCTGGCCAGAAGGCCTGGATGTAGTCCAAAGGAAATCTTTAGTATCATTCATGAGAAGTTCCCTACTGTTACGTAAGGACATTCAGTGTTGATCTCAATTTCTTATTGCTCTTTTTTCTCCTGTCTGTTATTTTTACCTCAAACTATGCTATCAGGACTTCAACAATGAACAGAGGAAGCAACAATCACTGAATTACTGCCAAATTGATGagaaattaacaatgaaataGTAGacataacaatcaaaacaaatgtAGCTTTGCCAGAAAATGCACACACCAATGTATCATTAGTAATAACAATATTGCATAATTCTTCATTAGTAGACACAACAACAATNCAAAGGAAATCTTTAGTATCATTCATGAGAAGTTCCCTACTGTTACGTAAGGACATTCAGTGTTTGATCTCAATTTCTTATTGTTCTTTTTTCTCCTGTCTGTTATTTTTACCTCAAACTATGCTATGCAGGACTTCAACAATTCCTATTCTTCTGTCAACATATGCTAAGATCTTGATGCATACACAGCCACCAGATCCGGAGCTACAGAATCAGATTTGGGCAATATTCAGGAAGTAAGAGAATTATTTTATGGTGTTGTAATTTCTGTTCATCCTGTAAGGTTGTTTTTCTTCTGTGGATATATCCAAAGATATAATAATTGCTAGAGCTGCATAATACCCCAGGTATGAAGGCTGCATCGATGTAGAGATACAGCAACGGGCTGTGGAATACTTCGAGTTGAGTAAGAAAGGTGCAGCTTTAATGGACATCTTATCTGAAATGCCAAAGTTCCCTGAGCGACAGGTATGCATGCAGAACTTCTTGACTTCTATTATTTATATCTGCAGTGTTCTACATAATTGATGCATTGGTTCAATTTGACAGACCTCCTTTTGCATCATATAGTGTATCTTTCAACTGTTAAGTATGGTATTGTCTTTATTTTGttatcatttttcatcattGATGTTAAGCCACAATATTCTCTTTACAATGTAGTCGTCACTGATAAAAAAAGCTGAGGATACTGAGACTGATACCGCTGACCAAAGTGCAATCAAGTTGCGTTCACAACAGCAAAATTCTAATGCTTTAGTAGTGACAGACCAACACCATGCTAATGGAACTCCACCAGTCAACCAGTTAGGTCCAGTAAAAGTTCCAAGCACGAGCAAAGTGGTAATTTGTCTCTCCGactattttgtaaaaaattgaGTATTTAATGTCTATGTTTACAGTATTAGATGGTaataaactatttatttatGGCCAGGATTGTGACTCAGTGGATCAAAGGGAGGCTCAGTCAAATGGAACTTTGACCATTGTGGATCCTCAACCCCCTTCAAGCGCTTCGCCTGATCTCCTGGGTGATCTTTTAAGTCCTCTGGCTATTGAGGGCCCTCACTCTGCTGAGAACCAATCTAACCATAGTTTGAGTGCTGGTGTTGAAGGTGCTGCAATTGTGGAGGAGGCGCTAGCACTTGCACCTATTGAAGAACAGATGAATACCGTCCAGGTACTGCTTTCTTTAATGATTGTTAATATGCTTTACCCtcattctttcatatttatAACTCCTAATTTAGTGGTATGAAGATGCTGCCATTTCTTTTTCAGTTTCTGTTCCATTTGATTCTTTTACCAAATTCAGGTcttcaattcatcatattttcCTATTCCTTGAAAGTTTTAAGAGATATGTTGTTAATTTGCTGAAGCTGCTGGGATAAGCTTTAAAAAGTGTTTGTCTAGTATCACTGGCACTTTCTCGCATGACCCTAAAtacattttcattaaaatttgcCCGTAAAGAAGCACTTTCATTTCATGCACTGCAAAATTAGCTTAAGTTGTCACCTTTGCAATTAAGGGAAAATTTTGCTGCACTAGAGATTTTTATTATGGTGCCTTCACTTGTTCAGAAACTCTCACTGATTCTTTTTCTGACCTgcttttgaaatgtttttccTTGAGCTGAGGATCTACCGGAAACGGCCTCTCTACCTCccaaaggtaggggtaaggtctgcatacacctaccctccccagaccccacttgtgatACTACAcggagtatgttgttgttgttgtctcCTGTTcagaattaaaattattttgacagCCTTACTTTTCCTGGTTGTAGCCAATAGGAAGCATTGCAGAAAGGTTTCATGCCTTGTGCTTTAAAGATAGTGGTGTACTATATGAGGATCCATACATTCAGGTAGATGAGCAATCGAGAGTCATTGTTTCAACTGTCATGTGATGAACTTATATGcacttagttatttttgttggcACAATTCCAGATTGGCTCAAAAGCAGATTGGCGGGCACATCATGGACGACTTGTCCTGTTCTTGGGAAATAAGAATACGGCTCCGCTTGCTTCAGTGCAGGCTATAATATTGTCTCCATCTCATTTGAGGACGGAACTATCATTAGTACCTGAGACTATTCCACCACGTGCACAGGTCAGAcagttcatttttacttgtctaaCCTATTTGATTGTCACTTCATCTTCTGATCtccaattaaattattttctgcaGGTTCAATGCCCACTTGAAGTTGTTAACCTACGTCCAAGTAGGGATGTCGCTGTTCTTGACTTCTCATACAAGTTCGGAACTCATTTGGTACTGATTCtttatgaattttgtttttcaaatggTTTGAGATAGAGGAGTGATAGCCTGGTTAAGGGCCCGCCACCTTCAATCATGAGATTGGGGCATCAAGCCACCTAGGGAACAAAGTGAAAAAGCCTCTCTCCTGGGTAGGGTTGGGGGGGTTGAGGTTGGAGTTCAATCTTTCATTGTTAAGTctgtttttgtatgtttttaacTTGGCTGTGCATTTTACAGGTTAATGTCAAACTTCGCCTCCCTGCTGTCTTGAATAAGTTTTTCCAGCCTATCACAGTATCTGCAGAAGAATTTTTCCCACAATGGAGATCACTATCTGGACCACCATTGAAGCTCCAAGAAGTGGTCTGTCCACTTTCTTTGTTGAACTTTTGCAATACACTTGCATATGAAAATTTTCTCTGAAGTGTGTATAATTAAGTGCATCATAAATTACGAACGCATACCGAGATTGCCATCTCAACCTTACATGAGCATATCGATATCTGAAACACGACCTCaacttatttttctaatttgacCAGGTTAGAGGTGTAAGACCAATGGCACTTCTTGAAATGGCAAACTTGTTCAATAGTTTCCAGTTGATTGTTTGTCCTGGACTTGTAAGTTTCTGATCTTTCATATATTTTGGTTTGTTACCTTTTGGATTATGACCCTTCATATTTCCTCATTATATTTCACTTCTTGATTCTTATTCAGGATCCAAATCCAAATAATTTGGTTGCTAGCACAACTTTCTATTCAGAGAGTACGCGAGCCATGTTGTGTTTGGTAAGTTATTGATCTTGTGGTACCTGCTGCTTGATGCTCTAAAATACCATAATTTTATTGGTTTTTAGATATAATATGACAAAGTGTCAAGTTTATAGCAGTATAGGAGTTTGTATATCATATCGCATTACTTTTCTTGGGTCTTTGCCTTCTACCTGGATCAAGTAGGAGCAATTTGTCCACAAAGAACTTAAATTACAGT is a genomic window containing:
- the LOC114074876 gene encoding uncharacterized protein LOC114074876 encodes the protein MTCGNCSAVGHNRRRCPLLQEGRQVLPDEPILMPTLEFVASSSRQTSHQSSEEFNEVAGSSKSKRKNVSKDKVDALPKRSKNDGKEKVIAPLIAIVDQDEVEDSIESEDENTILAPRVISEEKTRLQMKKMLQQPIGSRMISFKGDENGVVVPTNLPYSPKKLTWKGKACVTSSQLKKDEEKKIGKLKAKRGKH
- the LOC107004770 gene encoding AP-2 complex subunit alpha-1-like isoform X3 translates to MAQLLDERDLGVVTSSMSLLVALVSNNHEEYWSCLPKCVKVLERLSRNQDVPQEYTYYGIPSPWLQVKAMRALQYFPTIEDPDTRRSLFEVLQRILMGTDVVKNVNKNNASHAVLFEALALVMHLDAEKEMMSQCVALLGKFIAVREPNIRYLGLENMTRMLMVTDVQDIIKRHQAQIITSLKDPDISIRRRALDLLYGMCDVSNAKDIVEELLQYLSTAEFVMREELSLKIAILAEKFAPDLSWYVDVILQLIDKAGDFVSDDIWFRVVQFVTNNEDLQPYAALKAREYLDKPAIHETMVKVSAYILGEYSHLLARRPGCSPKEIFSIIHEKFPTVTTSTIPILLSTYAKILMHTQPPDPELQNQIWAIFRKYEGCIDVEIQQRAVEYFELSKKGAALMDILSEMPKFPERQSSLIKKAEDTETDTADQSAIKLRSQQQNSNALVVTDQHHANGTPPVNQLGPVKVPSTSKVDCDSVDQREAQSNGTLTIVDPQPPSSASPDLLGDLLSPLAIEGPHSAENQSNHSLSAGVEGAAIVEEALALAPIEEQMNTVQPIGSIAERFHALCFKDSGVLYEDPYIQIGSKADWRAHHGRLVLFLGNKNTAPLASVQAIILSPSHLRTELSLVPETIPPRAQVQCPLEVVNLRPSRDVAVLDFSYKFGTHLVNVKLRLPAVLNKFFQPITVSAEEFFPQWRSLSGPPLKLQEVVRGVRPMALLEMANLFNSFQLIVCPGLDPNPNNLVASTTFYSESTRAMLCLVRIETDPADRTQLRMTVASGDPALTFELKEFVKEQLVSIPTAARAAAPPVPPQPQPTSPPPPTSDPGALLAGLL